Part of the Desulfobacteraceae bacterium genome is shown below.
GCCGGCCGGGCAGTCCATCAGGACGTAATCGAATTCGTCCCGCAGCACCTTGGAAAAGCGCAGCATGTCCTCGGGGCTGAGGACATTCTTATTGTCGCTCTGGGATGCCGGGATCAGGAACAGGTTCTCGATGCGGCGATCCTTGATGGCCGCCTGGCCGATCTTGCACTTGCCCTTGACGGCGTCGACGATGTTGAAGACGATGCGGTTCTCCAACCCCATGACGACATCCAGGTTGCGCAGCCCGATATCCATGTCCACCACCGCCACCCGTTTGCCTTCCATGGCCAGCGCGGCACCGATGGAAGCCGTGGCCGTTGTCTTGCCGACACCGCCCTTGCCTGATGTGATGACGATTATTCTTCCGTCCAATTTACACCTCGTTGATTGCTGTGTCCGGGGTAAACCAGCTTACCCGTAGAAGGCTTCCCACCCCATGATCGTCGGCAGCCGGGGTGAAAAGCGGCCTGTTGCAGACCGCCTGCGGCTTACCGGTGCTGCGCGTGGCAGCCGGTGTTTGGGCGGCGCAGGCCCAGCTTCCCTGCAGGGTCAGGGCCTGCGGCCGATCAGCGCACCTGCGGCCAGGGCAGGCGGCCAAACGGCGCGGCCTTGAGGTAGTCTTCAACCATGATGGCGCCGTTTTCCAGATGCGCGAATTCGGTTATTTTTCCGGGCGAGTCGGGAAGGCCGGCGGCCACGAAGCCGCCGATCTGAACCTGGGTCGGCCTGAAATCAAGGGCCAGCACGATGGCGTCCAGGTTGTCGGGCTGGCCTGCCGAGGCCGTCCCGCAGAGGCTGCCTATCACCAGGATGTCGCCACCGGCGACCACCTCGCCACCGGGGTTGACGTCTCCCAGGATCAGCAGGTGTTTGCGGGCCGTCACCTTCTGACCGGAGCGCACCCGTCCGGTGAGCATCAGCACGTCGCTGCGGTGATGCTGCCACGAACGGCTCATGTCACGCTGGCGGATG
Proteins encoded:
- a CDS encoding septum site-determining protein MinC, with protein sequence MDTTTTPQPPSPIRIKGVGDSLWVTLDPKTPLAILQEGLRQRFEQMKNLAANARVIIDTGSPDAHRGLVTQLGDFLKATFPVASVDAPPEERPPIVDQAPRIRQRDMSRSWQHHRSDVLMLTGRVRSGQKVTARKHLLILGDVNPGGEVVAGGDILVIGSLCGTASAGQPDNLDAIVLALDFRPTQVQIGGFVAAGLPDSPGKITEFAHLENGAIMVEDYLKAAPFGRLPWPQVR